The DNA window TATGGTAGATCCCGAGCCATTACTAGCAGCTCCACAGAGAGACATGTTGTGTTTTGGTTTATCTACAGCTAGATGACACATGGATTTCTATATTCCCGCTCAAGTCTCTGACTCCCATCCCACAGGATGTAGTTTGGTGTTTTTCGATTTGGAGACTACAGGACTTGGTATGGATGTTTTTGCTGTGCTACCACATAGTAGGCAATGCCAAACATAGACGTGCAGGAACTTGTGTTCCCATTTGGTTACGGGGATTTTTCCGCTAAACCAGCCTTTTCAAAGATCATCTGCTAGATTTCCCATTGTCTACATATCTGCAGCACCATTTGTAAACAAAATTGCGGATGATGCTGTGTTATGTATTTTGTGTGCTGGTGTTTGAGAGACGggggtgtttgtttgtttgagagacggGGGTGTTTGATGTTTTGGGAACAGGGCGCGGGTGTGACATCATCCAGCTGTCGGCGGTGAGCGGAGGGCACAGTTGTAACTTGTACATGCTGCCTCGCTGCCGAATACAGAGTGGGGCGGCCGCAGTCACCGGCTTCAGCGTGCGGAGGCGTCACCTGTACCTGCACGGCCACGCCCTGCCCACCGTGCCCCTCCCGCAGGCCCTCGCTGCCTTCCTGGCCTTCCTGCGCATGCTGGGGCGCCCCCTGCTGCTCGGACACAACATCCGCAGGTTCGACTGCCCCGTGCTGGCCCGAGCCCTGGATGAGTGGCAGCTGCGAGCAGCCTTCCAGGAGGTCAGCTCTGGCTTCCTGGACACCCTTCCCCTGGCCAGAGACCTCCTGAGGGACAGGGGCCAGCAGAGCTACAAGCAGGAGAGTCTGGTGAAGACCGTTCTGGGCGTGTCTTACCCGGCACACGACGCTATGGAGGACGTGAGAGCCCTGCAGGAGCTGTACTAcgccctgcagcccacagcaGCACAGGCCCTCAAGCACACCTTCACTCTGGCCAGCATGGTCGCCCCAGCCAAGTAAATCTCTCTACAATTTGTTCTGACAACCAGCTTCAAAAATCAAACATATCCATGAAGCTAATATAGCCTGCACACAAAAGAATATATAGAGTCTGAGGTGACTatttttcttgttatttatgtgttgtatttttaaatattattaaagaGTCTTTGAATTATTCAATTTGTTGTGAGCTTTTCTGACAGCATtgagtgtctgtttgttaaTGTGAATGAATATACACTTAAGCATATTCATTATTCCATTTTGAATCCAATATGTTGGCATACGGAGGCACAACAAATACAAttctgtcactgtccaaatatatacagattacagtgtgtgtgtatgtgtttgtcacAATGATATTGATTGCTttaagtttttgttttcccagtTTTGTCTGTAGtgcaaaatgattggcattttGTTTCTCATCATTCACACGTGTGCATACCTGGTGAGTTTCATTTCTATCAATTAATTGTAATGCATGAGTTGAAATCTGAAAAGTTCTGGGATTAACTCtgttgtttaaatatttactttcaATAGGTGCATGCAGGAGggtcctgtgtgctgtgtgctttcCATCCCTCTCCTGTACAAAATGTGAAGTACAATATTGTAGgataatttgttgtttttctcacagaattttaatgttttgaatCTCTTGAAGTCATGGTATCTTACTTTACTATAGCTGGCTTGTGTGGGGGGCAGAGCAGTTAAACAAATTGAATGCATAGTATGCCTTACTCTCGTGGAAAACACTGGTGTCATGAGACAAGAACACTTGGGTAAAATATTTTGTGCATCTCAGAAGCTACATAGCCACTGTTGAAGGGCATAAATTATGCATGCGTTGTGAGGTGAAAAGTTCTCTCATGTCTCATGGGCATGTATGTACTGCACAAGGTTTGGCAACTGCTCCCGTCAGTATATTGGCAAAATATTCTTGCATCTGAAAAACAGTGGAGTCTGCAAAACTGCTACATTGCCACAAAGAACTTCATACACATcctctggagtttgcatgtgcATAAGAATGCATTGATGTCAGTTTGaagtttttatttatctcaATTTGTGTGAGAATTTTTCACATCCGGTCGCGTGTTATATTTAGGGTCAAATCTGTGTGTGCACTCGTGTTATTGATGGGGCTCCAGGTGGCCCACATGACTCTCAGGGGAGGAGGACAAGGTCAGGAGGAGAGCTGTCTAGAGAGTCTTCTAACATCTGCATCCTGTATCTGCACTGCCTGCGTTCTTCAATTCCGTTGAAttatattacttttattttatttgtgtggtgCATTTCATGAGACCCCATCCCAAAGATGCTTTCCAGCAAAACAGgaaatgggggggaaatgtGGTTATTTTACCCATCTGCATCCTGTATCTATATCATTCTTGTAACCATTAGCTGTATCCGCATTAAGATCCTGAATCTCCTTCTGCACCACTGCCTGTAGCTCTCACCGTGGCTATAGAGCTAGGGGGCGATGATGGGTGCAGATCCCTCTTTGGCAGCTTAGGCATCGACCAtctcgtgtgtgcgtgtgcgtgtgcgtgtgcgtgtgcgtgtgcgtgtgcgtgtgcgtgtgcgtgtgcgtgtgcgtgtgcgtgtgcgtgtgcgtgcgtttttgcatttttgcgTTTTGCTGATGTGGTAGCCTGTAGCGTGATGGACAGTTATTCCCAGagaatgtttaaaatgaaacctGTGCCTTTGGCTCTCACTCTCCTGGTAGGGGTCTGGGACGATTTGGACAGACTGTTTTTCAGAGTTATTAGAATATTAGAATATATAGAATATGACTTTGGAAGTCATAAGCCCTGCatgttttaattattacatTGCTTTCTGCTGCGCAGATGTGAGGTATTAACAGTGCAGTCCTGTGCAGCTGTGATGCTATGATGCTGGGATTTTTATAACGTCAAGCAGGAGCTGGAGTTACAGACTGGCCCAGTTCAACTATCTCTATGAGTGGTTATATAGTCCTGTGCAATGACCTTGCACAACCCATGTCCTGGTTCTGTGCAGAAACCTGTATCATTATTTGTAGCAGGTCTGTTAAGATTTGTCTCAGTTATCATCAGACCTGCTATTGGAGAATTAATTCATGGTAATGGGCAGGTACAACTTTTTGAACATCTAAAGACTTTCACATTAAGTTTTGGAGGAATTACCAAGGTATTGTATTACTGAGTTGAGGTATTGTATTACCTCCTTCCTATATGCAAAACCAGCAGTAATATTGTAGAATTGAATTGTGCTCTGAACTCCAGTCTGCCTCTTCTCTGTGGTGCGTGAAGCAACACTCAGGCCAATTCTTTGGTTCACAGAACCTTCCTGGAAAGTTTGAGGAAAATTTGCCAGTCACATTCGAAAGATaacgatgtaaaaaaaaaatatatatatatatatgggttttttttttaaacattcataaaaTGCTGACATTGGCATGAGACATGCCTGGAACATTTTAGACTTTGACAGATTTTTCTAACCAAATGTGAACTGAAGCTGGCCACAGTGGTGAAATGTGTGCTGGTTGTGCTGTGTTGGAGGGTCTCGGAGGAAGCCTTCAGCTTCCTGCTTTTGTGGATGAGTCCAGCGTTGGCCCAGCTCTCCTCGCTACCACCAGGATGTTTTTGAAGCCAGGGGCTGCTTGAAGGGTCATGGTCTCCTCTAACCGTGGGCCCCATGATGTTGGGCCTACCTTGGGAATTGTGTAGAGACATTCATTGGCAAAGTTCTCAGCACATCTGCCTGTGCTGTTTTCCCAAAGTTCCTCATCCTCAGTTATGGTCTGCTCAGACACAGTTCTAATGCTTTAGCAATATTGTGGGAGCATGTTGAGCTGCCTAAATCACATGCATTGACAAGATTATTATAATCTGGCATAAAGCATTCCATATTCAGTGCTCCTTGAGCATATAGTTATTTTctcaaacaaaaaagtaaatgctATGCAGTTATGACTGTGGCGTTTCCCACCAAATGTTTGAAACTgcagttttttcattttttgcataATATGCACTACATCAGCAGGCATAAATCACACATATGTCAGCGCTAGCCATTTTTTTTATGGTGTTGAATTGGGTACTGTAGGTAACTAGTTTTGTTGTCCAACTTCGTGCtcactataaaaaaaaatctaatgtcAGAAGTGTTCTGACATGAGATTTGCTCCTGGCCTGTGGGCTGTGTCAGCCGAAGAATCTGAATAAGATGTTTGCTTCCTCCCTACAGCTTTCACTGGCACCCTGGAATGATAACTACAGCCTGGAGACCAGGTTAAATCAGAACGGATCCTGAAGGAGGAAAGAATTGGAAGAATTCAGAGGCTCTTTTAAGGTCAGGCTCACAGAGAAACAAACTGTCCATTGTCAGCAGAAAACCGATTAACTGTGTGAAAGGTA is part of the Conger conger chromosome 15, fConCon1.1, whole genome shotgun sequence genome and encodes:
- the plex9.2 gene encoding three prime repair exonuclease 4, which codes for MDFYIPAQVSDSHPTGCSLVFFDLETTGLGRGCDIIQLSAVSGGHSCNLYMLPRCRIQSGAAAVTGFSVRRRHLYLHGHALPTVPLPQALAAFLAFLRMLGRPLLLGHNIRRFDCPVLARALDEWQLRAAFQEVSSGFLDTLPLARDLLRDRGQQSYKQESLVKTVLGVSYPAHDAMEDVRALQELYYALQPTAAQALKHTFTLASMVAPAK